The nucleotide window GAGGAGAAGGCCAACGAGCTGAAGCTCGACGGCTACGAGCCAGACGTCGTTCTGGTCGGCCTGGAGGCCTACGACTTCATAAAGGAGCAGGTGAAGGAGGAGTTCGGGGGAGACGAAGAAGTGCTGGAGCTTTCCGGGGTCAAGATAAGGCTCCTCGAAGAGCTCGGCGGCGATGCGGTGGTTATAGACACGAAGGCACTCGGCTACGCTCCAGCTGCGAAGAGGCTCAGGATCGTCCAATAACTCCAAAAACTCTTCCGTTTCTCATCTCTATTCTCAGCCCAGAGAGGGCCAGGAGGCTGAGGGAGACGGCCATTACATCGGCCAGACTGCCGGGGTTCCTCAGATCGCCCTTCTCGGCCATGAATGACTCAAACTCCTCCGGGCTTATCTCCCCCTTCAGGAGTCCCCGTGCCTTTTCCCGCACCAGCTCTGCTTCCTCTTTTCCGGCCTTCCTCTCGATGAGGGTGTCCCTCCGCTCAGCCAAGAGCTCAACGAAGGCCGTCCTAACGGCATCTTCAAGCGGCTTCTCTGAGAAAAGCTCCACGAGCCTGTCGGCGGTTGAGTATGTGAGTTTATAGCCGTTGATCCACTCGCAGAAGATCAGCTCCCGTTCGCAGCTTATCTCGGCCAGTTTCCACAGGTTCACCCTGTCCTCGAAGAGCTCCCGGAACGAGTCGTCGCTGTACACGTCGTACTTCTCGGCCTTCCCTATTCCCTTTGGGTTTATTGTCCTGATCGCCCGGTAGAGCTCCATCGTGTCCCTAACCGTGGATTCACGGAGGAGAAGTAGGGCTTTTTCCCTGCCCTCAAGAACGTTCCTTCCCATTGCGAGGCCAGCCATTAG belongs to Thermococcus sp. AM4 and includes:
- a CDS encoding family 4A encapsulin nanocompartment shell protein; amino-acid sequence: MRGDLIRVLSDIEEKANELKLDGYEPDVVLVGLEAYDFIKEQVKEEFGGDEEVLELSGVKIRLLEELGGDAVVIDTKALGYAPAAKRLRIVQ
- a CDS encoding triphosphoribosyl-dephospho-CoA synthase → MERWSIVKAFLLGPLIEATVPKPGNVSRHRDFEDLSIYHFLFGNTAVVPVYHEAVKVGELVRKGILSPSEAGLGDLIRRATEAVKRVQDANPNFGVIALSIPLMAGLAMGRNVLEGREKALLLLRESTVRDTMELYRAIRTINPKGIGKAEKYDVYSDDSFRELFEDRVNLWKLAEISCERELIFCEWINGYKLTYSTADRLVELFSEKPLEDAVRTAFVELLAERRDTLIERKAGKEEAELVREKARGLLKGEISPEEFESFMAEKGDLRNPGSLADVMAVSLSLLALSGLRIEMRNGRVFGVIGRS